From a region of the Sesamum indicum cultivar Zhongzhi No. 13 linkage group LG3, S_indicum_v1.0, whole genome shotgun sequence genome:
- the LOC105157286 gene encoding probable serine/threonine-protein kinase WNK3 isoform X2, translated as MPQDSTSEPDPDESDTEPDFVEVDPSGRYGRYKEVLGKGAFKKVYRAFDEWEGIEVAWNQVKVGDLLRNSVDLERLYSEVHLLKTLKHKNIIKFYNSWVDTKNEHINFITEIFTSGNLRQYRKKHKHVDVRALKKWSRQILEGLLYLHSHDPPVIHRDLKCDNIFVNGNQGEVKIGDLGLAAILEQARAAHSVIGTPEFMAPELYEEEYNELVDIYAFGMCLLELVTLEYPYVECANAAQIYKKVTAGIKPASLEKVKDPGVRAFIEKCIAKVSDRLSAKELLMDPFLQSDEDSGSIGCSRQPQSSNADSVLEGGLDFMVQGQRKDHNTIFLKLRIADSSGHIRNIHFPFDIEVDTSTNVASEMVEELDLTDHDVSVIAAMIDSEIRSHIPDWAPREHLNNNSSGDKAITGDAGSVAQDDTSPGATNSSKSGPVLERLPSGRKYWSNSSRASSGSSPLRPGPSNLLLPESVNSGDSWFEENFQSPGSHTYVKSPSDASPLRNVDYDSDHDGCRKQEPDSVPHDPPFGDVDHGVDTSGDGPLTMEENTVLSEMDSNDITSIFEKLEHVLDEQLRELDELNKKHELAILDLLKEFPPEIRQRALSICNRKRSEHIFHDEVRHSSRKSLDQSSLMMFQDMPE; from the exons ATGCCACAAGACTCAACGTCGGAACCCGACCCGGACGAATCCGACACCGAACCCGATTTCGTTGAGGTTGATCCCTCCGGTCGATATGGTCGG TACAAGGAGGTACTAGGTAAAGGAGCTTTCAAGAAAGT ATATAGAGCATTTGATGAATGGGAAGGAATCGAGGTGGCTTGGAATCAGGTCAAAGTCGGGGATCTCTTGAGGAACTCTGTGGATTTGGAGCGGTTGTATTCTGAAGTGCACTTGCTAAAAACCCTTaagcacaaaaatattatcaaattctaCAACTCGTGGGTGGATACAAAGAATGAGCATATCAACTTCATTACTGAAATTTTCACATCCGGGAATCTGCGACA GTATAGGAAGAAACATAAACATGTTGATGTGAGGGCATTGAAGAAATGGTCTAGACAAATTCTAGAGGGGCTTTTGTATCTTCATAGTCATGACCCACCAGTTATTCATCGTGACTTGAAGtgtgataatatttttgttaacgGGAACCAAGGGGAGGTGAAGATTGGTGACCTGGGTCTCGCTGCTATTCTTGAGCAGGCTCGTGCTGCTCACAGTGTCATAG GCACGCCGGAATTCATGGCACCTGAGCTTTATGAGGAAGAATACAATGAGCTTGTCGATATATATGCCTTTGGTATGTGCTTACTGGAGCTTGTGACGCTTGAATATCCATATGTCGAATGTGCCAATGCTGCTCAGATATATAAGAAAGTGACAGCA GGAATCAAGCCTGCATCATTAGAAAAGGTGAAGGATCCTGGAGTAAGGGCATTCATAGAGAAATGCATTGCAAAAGTCTCTGACCGGTTATCAGCCAAAGAACTATTGATGGACCCATTTCTCCAGTCAGACGAGGATTCTGGGAGTATAGGTTGTTCGCGACAGCCTCAGTCCTCAAATGCAG ATTCTGTCCTCGAAGGAGGTCTAGATTTTATGGTGCAGGGCCAAAGAAAAGACcataatacaatatttttgaaaCTTCGTATAGCAGATTCATCAG GTCATATTCGCAACATTCACTTCCCCTTTGATATAGAGGTGGATACTTCAACCAATGTTGCTAGTGAAATGGTGGAAGAGCTGGATTTGACTGATCATGACGTCTCCGTTATTGCTGCAATGATTGATTCCGAAATTCGATCCCATATTCCTGATTGGGCACCAAGAGAACACTTGAATAACAACAGTTCTGGCGATAAAGCAATTACAGGAGATGCTGGTAGTGTAGCGCAGGATGATACTTCACCCGGAGCCACTAATTCTTCTAAATCTGGCCCTGTTCTGGAAAGACTTCCATCGGGACGGAAATATTGGTCAAATTCATCCAGAGCTAGCAGTGGAAGCTCTCCACTAAGACCTGGCCCATCTAACTTGTTGCTGCCAGAGTCAGTCAACTCCGGAGATAGCTggtttgaagaaaattttcaatcgcCTGGTAGTCATACATATGTAAAAAGTCCCTCTGATGCTTCCCCTCTCAGAAATGTGGATTATGATTCCGATCATGATGGATGTAGAAAACAGGAGCCTGATTCAGTACCCCATGATCCACCCTTTGGTGATGTCGACCACGGCGTTGACACATCTGGTGACGGGCCTCTAACAATGGAAGAAAATACAGTGCTGAGTGAAATGGATTCAAATGACATCACAAGTATTTTCGAAAAGCTTGAGCATGTACTGGATGAGCAGCTGAGGGAGCTAGATGAACTTAATAAGAAGCATGAACTGGCTATTTTGGATCTTTTAAAGGAATTTCCCCCGGAGATTCGTCAGAGAGCTCTTAGCATTTGTAACAGGAAAAGATCTGAGCATATATTTCATGACGAGGTTCGTCAttcatcaagaaaatcttTGGATCAGTCATCCTTGATGAT GTTCCAAGATATGCCAGAATGA
- the LOC105157287 gene encoding 50S ribosomal protein L19-1, chloroplastic isoform X2, with amino-acid sequence MQSLYGKLRLVMKQMVDNVKNVERIVSFESKFLGCSMNQWSGFNSPQSCSSSAFFLNKSFGTKVVLPASSKSYGIVSELPSLRGLSSCLNQSGPSVFTLATRNMTTGSTSQDVSASPDVPQRIKFKRLDKTARHIMQIIDKEAVEEVKTSREIPEIKPGYIVQLKLEVPENKRRVSVIKGIVIARRNAGLNTTFRIRRLVAGVGIESLFPLYSPNIKEIKVLDKKKVRRAKLYYLRDKMNALKKQ; translated from the exons ATGCAGTCGCTGTACGGCAAACTTCGGCTTGTTATGAAGCAAATGGTCGACAATGTGAAAAATGTTGAACGAATCGTATCTTTTGAATCGAAATTCTTGGGTTGCTCGATGAATCAGTGGTCGGGGTTCAACTCTCCGCAATCTTGTTCTAGCTCAGCATTCTTCTTg AACAAAAGCTTTGGCACTAAAGTCGTCCTGCCAGCATCCTCCAAAAGTTATGGTATAGTTTCAGAGTTGCCATCTCTCAGAGGTCTAAGCTCATGTTTGAATCAGTCAGGTCCTTCGGTATTCACTTTGGCAACTAGGAATATGACTACAGGATCTACTTCTCAAGATGTTTCTGCCTCTCCTGATGTACCCCAACGCATCAAATTCAAGAGACTCGATAAAACAGCAAGGCACATAATGCAG ATAATTGATAAAGAAGCAGTCGAGGAAGTGAAAACAAGCCGAGAGATACCTGAAATCAAGCCTGGTTATATAGTCCAGCTCAAACTG GAAGTACCGGAGAACAAGAGGCGTGTTTCAGTTATAAAAGGCATTGTTATAGCTAGACGTAATGCTGGTTTAAATACGACTTTCAGAATAAGAAGGCTTGTAGCTGGAGTTGGCATTGAATCTCTCTTCCCTCT GTATTCTCCCAATATAAAGGAGATAAAAGTGTTGGACAAGAAGAAAGTGAGGAGGGCCAAGCTTTACTATCTCAGAGATAAGATGAACGCACTTAAGAAGCAATAA
- the LOC105157285 gene encoding elongation factor TuA, chloroplastic-like: protein MASIAATTSAAAVVKLAHLSTTPSLSNPASSKPTKIILSSSFTPSSTTLFLRPTTTTSQRTLRRFSVRAARGKFERKKPHVNIGTIGHVDHGKTTLTAALTMALASLGNSAPKKYDEIDAAPEERARGITINTATVEYETENRHYAHVDCPGHADYVKNMITGAAQMDGAILVVSGADGPMPQTKEHILLAKQVGVPNMVVFLNKQDQVDDEELLQLVELEVRELLSSYEFPGDDIPIVSGSALLALEALMANPGIKRGENEWVDKIYQLMDEVDNYIPIPQRQTDLPFLMAIEDVFSITGRGTVATGRVERGTIKVGDTVDIVGLRDTKSTTVTGVEMFQKTLDEAMAGDNVGLLLRGVQKDDIQRGMVLAKPGTITPHRKFMAIVYVLKKEEGGRHSPFFSGYRPQFYMRTTDVTGKVNTIMNDKDEESKMVMPGDRVKMEVELITPIACEQGMRFAIREGGKTVGAGVIQSIIE from the coding sequence ATGGCCTCAATCGCCGCTACCACTTCTGCCGCTGCTGTGGTGAAGCTCGCCCACCTCTCTACCACCCCTTCTCTCTCAAATCCCGCTTCGTCTAAACCcactaaaattattctttccTCTTCCTTTACTCCCTCCTCCACCACCCTCTTCCTCcgccccaccaccaccaccagccAACGCACCCTCCGCCGCTTCTCCGTCCGCGCCGCCCGCGGCAAGTTCGAGCGGAAGAAACCCCACGTTAATATCGGCACCATCGGCCATGTCGACCACGGGAAGACCACACTCACTGCTGCTCTCACAATGGCCTTAGCCTCCCTTGGAAACTCCGCCCCCAAGAAATATGACGAAATTGACGCTGCCCCTGAAGAAAGAGCCCGTGGTATCACTATCAACACGGCCACTGTTGAGTACGAGACTGAGAACCGGCACTACGCCCACGTCGACTGCCCTGGCCACGCGGATTATGTTAAGAATATGATTACTGGGGCTGCCCAAATGGATGGAGCAATTTTGGTGGTGTCTGGGGCTGATGGGCCGATGCCGCAGACGAAGGAACACATTCTGTTGGCTAAACAGGTTGGAGTTCCGAATATGGTGGTTTTCTTGAATAAACAAGATCAGGTTGATGATGAGGAGTTGCTTCAGTTGGTGGAATTGGAGGTAAGGGAACTGCTTTCCTCTTATGAGTTTCCTGGTGATGATATTCCGATTGTGTCTGGTTCTGCTTTGCTTGCTTTGGAGGCTTTGATGGCAAATCCAGGGATTAAGAGGGGAGAGAATGAGTGGGtagataaaatttatcaattgatGGACGAAGTGGATAATTACATCCCTATTCCTCAGAGACAGACTGATTTACCATTCTTGATGGCCATTGAGGATGTTTTCTCGATTACAGGTAGAGGAACGGTAGCTACCGGGAGAGTCGAGAGAGGTACGATTAAGGTGGGTGATACAGTAGATATTGTGGGTTTGAGGGATACAAAGAGCACAACCGTTACTGGAGTTGAGATGTTCCAGAAGACTTTGGATGAGGCCATGGCTGGGGACAACGTGGGATTGTTGTTGAGAGGTGTTCAGAAGGATGATATTCAGAGAGGAATGGTTTTGGCGAAGCCCGGAACCATTACTCCACACAGGAAGTTTATGGCTATTGTTTATGTGTTGAAGAAAGAGGAGGGTGGACGACACTCACCGTTCTTTTCGGGCTACAGGCCTCAGTTTTACATGAGAACTACCGATGTGACAGGGAAAGTGAATACCATCATGAACGACAAGGATGAGGAATCGAAGATGGTCATGCCCGGTGACCGTGTGAAAATGGAGGTCGAGCTTATTACCCCAATTGCTTGTGAGCAGGGAATGAGATTTGCTATCAGAGAAGGAGGCAAGACTGTGGGTGCCGGTGTCATTCAATCCATTATTGAGTAA
- the LOC105157284 gene encoding protein DEHYDRATION-INDUCED 19 homolog 5 isoform X1, with protein MDVDFWAARVHRQIPSVQSARVSNFGNHVLMDDEGGDEVRAWFPCPFCYVEIEVPLLCVHLQEEHCFDLKNAVCPICAANLGKDPLAHFTVQHAHSIKRRKKSQKSGFWSNMSTNIVKDLRELSSFLGANSLSGAPSGNEPAPDPLLSPFLCTVPLTVSKDLHKDISACIAATSDAESSKPSPPDEVDSKDYEERRQQAAFIQELLLSTIF; from the exons ATGGATGTGGATTTCTGGGCTGCAAGAGTTCATAGGCAAATCCCTTCTGTTCAATCTGCTAGGGTTAGCAATTTTG GTAATCATGTCCTCATGGATGATGAAGGGGGCGATGAAGTGAGAGCTTGGTTTCCTTGCCCTTTCTGTTATGTGGAAATTGAGGTTCCGCTGCTTTGTGTCCATCTGCAAGAAGAGCATTGCTTTGACTTGAAAAATGCG GTTTGTCCCATATGTGCAGCAAACTTAGG GAAAGATCCACTTGCTCATTTCACGGTGCAGCATGCACATTCAATTAAG CGGAGGAAAAAGTCTCAAAAGTCTGGCTTCTGGAGTAATATGTCCACAAATATCGTCAAGGACTTGCGGGAACTAAGTTCATTTCTTGGTGCTAATTCACTCAGTGGGGCGCCCAGTGGGAATGAACCTGCTCCTGATCCACTCCTTTCACCGTTTCTCTGCACCGTGCCTCTGACAGTCTCTAAAGACCTCCACAAAGATATATCCGCATGCATTGCTGCAACAAGCGATGCAGAAAG CAGCAAACCGTCGCCTCCAGATGAAGTTGACAGCAAAGACTATGAGGAAAGGAGACAGCAAGCTGCATTCATCCAGGAGCTTCTGTTGTCGACTATATTTTAG
- the LOC105157286 gene encoding probable serine/threonine-protein kinase WNK3 isoform X1: MPQDSTSEPDPDESDTEPDFVEVDPSGRYGRYKEVLGKGAFKKVYRAFDEWEGIEVAWNQVKVGDLLRNSVDLERLYSEVHLLKTLKHKNIIKFYNSWVDTKNEHINFITEIFTSGNLRQYRKKHKHVDVRALKKWSRQILEGLLYLHSHDPPVIHRDLKCDNIFVNGNQGEVKIGDLGLAAILEQARAAHSVIGTPEFMAPELYEEEYNELVDIYAFGMCLLELVTLEYPYVECANAAQIYKKVTAGIKPASLEKVKDPGVRAFIEKCIAKVSDRLSAKELLMDPFLQSDEDSGSIGCSRQPQSSNADDYDNQFDTGKPPEDSVLEGGLDFMVQGQRKDHNTIFLKLRIADSSGHIRNIHFPFDIEVDTSTNVASEMVEELDLTDHDVSVIAAMIDSEIRSHIPDWAPREHLNNNSSGDKAITGDAGSVAQDDTSPGATNSSKSGPVLERLPSGRKYWSNSSRASSGSSPLRPGPSNLLLPESVNSGDSWFEENFQSPGSHTYVKSPSDASPLRNVDYDSDHDGCRKQEPDSVPHDPPFGDVDHGVDTSGDGPLTMEENTVLSEMDSNDITSIFEKLEHVLDEQLRELDELNKKHELAILDLLKEFPPEIRQRALSICNRKRSEHIFHDEVRHSSRKSLDQSSLMMFQDMPE, translated from the exons ATGCCACAAGACTCAACGTCGGAACCCGACCCGGACGAATCCGACACCGAACCCGATTTCGTTGAGGTTGATCCCTCCGGTCGATATGGTCGG TACAAGGAGGTACTAGGTAAAGGAGCTTTCAAGAAAGT ATATAGAGCATTTGATGAATGGGAAGGAATCGAGGTGGCTTGGAATCAGGTCAAAGTCGGGGATCTCTTGAGGAACTCTGTGGATTTGGAGCGGTTGTATTCTGAAGTGCACTTGCTAAAAACCCTTaagcacaaaaatattatcaaattctaCAACTCGTGGGTGGATACAAAGAATGAGCATATCAACTTCATTACTGAAATTTTCACATCCGGGAATCTGCGACA GTATAGGAAGAAACATAAACATGTTGATGTGAGGGCATTGAAGAAATGGTCTAGACAAATTCTAGAGGGGCTTTTGTATCTTCATAGTCATGACCCACCAGTTATTCATCGTGACTTGAAGtgtgataatatttttgttaacgGGAACCAAGGGGAGGTGAAGATTGGTGACCTGGGTCTCGCTGCTATTCTTGAGCAGGCTCGTGCTGCTCACAGTGTCATAG GCACGCCGGAATTCATGGCACCTGAGCTTTATGAGGAAGAATACAATGAGCTTGTCGATATATATGCCTTTGGTATGTGCTTACTGGAGCTTGTGACGCTTGAATATCCATATGTCGAATGTGCCAATGCTGCTCAGATATATAAGAAAGTGACAGCA GGAATCAAGCCTGCATCATTAGAAAAGGTGAAGGATCCTGGAGTAAGGGCATTCATAGAGAAATGCATTGCAAAAGTCTCTGACCGGTTATCAGCCAAAGAACTATTGATGGACCCATTTCTCCAGTCAGACGAGGATTCTGGGAGTATAGGTTGTTCGCGACAGCCTCAGTCCTCAAATGCAG ATGATTATGATAACCAATTTGACACTGGAAAACCTCCTGAAGATTCTGTCCTCGAAGGAGGTCTAGATTTTATGGTGCAGGGCCAAAGAAAAGACcataatacaatatttttgaaaCTTCGTATAGCAGATTCATCAG GTCATATTCGCAACATTCACTTCCCCTTTGATATAGAGGTGGATACTTCAACCAATGTTGCTAGTGAAATGGTGGAAGAGCTGGATTTGACTGATCATGACGTCTCCGTTATTGCTGCAATGATTGATTCCGAAATTCGATCCCATATTCCTGATTGGGCACCAAGAGAACACTTGAATAACAACAGTTCTGGCGATAAAGCAATTACAGGAGATGCTGGTAGTGTAGCGCAGGATGATACTTCACCCGGAGCCACTAATTCTTCTAAATCTGGCCCTGTTCTGGAAAGACTTCCATCGGGACGGAAATATTGGTCAAATTCATCCAGAGCTAGCAGTGGAAGCTCTCCACTAAGACCTGGCCCATCTAACTTGTTGCTGCCAGAGTCAGTCAACTCCGGAGATAGCTggtttgaagaaaattttcaatcgcCTGGTAGTCATACATATGTAAAAAGTCCCTCTGATGCTTCCCCTCTCAGAAATGTGGATTATGATTCCGATCATGATGGATGTAGAAAACAGGAGCCTGATTCAGTACCCCATGATCCACCCTTTGGTGATGTCGACCACGGCGTTGACACATCTGGTGACGGGCCTCTAACAATGGAAGAAAATACAGTGCTGAGTGAAATGGATTCAAATGACATCACAAGTATTTTCGAAAAGCTTGAGCATGTACTGGATGAGCAGCTGAGGGAGCTAGATGAACTTAATAAGAAGCATGAACTGGCTATTTTGGATCTTTTAAAGGAATTTCCCCCGGAGATTCGTCAGAGAGCTCTTAGCATTTGTAACAGGAAAAGATCTGAGCATATATTTCATGACGAGGTTCGTCAttcatcaagaaaatcttTGGATCAGTCATCCTTGATGAT GTTCCAAGATATGCCAGAATGA
- the LOC105157284 gene encoding protein DEHYDRATION-INDUCED 19 homolog 5 isoform X2, whose amino-acid sequence MDVDFWAARVHRQIPSVQSARVSNFGNHVLMDDEGGDEVRAWFPCPFCYVEIEVPLLCVHLQEEHCFDLKNAVCPICAANLGKDPLAHFTVQHAHSIKRRKKSQKSGFWSNMSTNIVKDLRELSSFLGANSLSGAPSGNEPAPDPLLSPFLCTVPLTVSKDLHKDISACIAATSDAESKPSPPDEVDSKDYEERRQQAAFIQELLLSTIF is encoded by the exons ATGGATGTGGATTTCTGGGCTGCAAGAGTTCATAGGCAAATCCCTTCTGTTCAATCTGCTAGGGTTAGCAATTTTG GTAATCATGTCCTCATGGATGATGAAGGGGGCGATGAAGTGAGAGCTTGGTTTCCTTGCCCTTTCTGTTATGTGGAAATTGAGGTTCCGCTGCTTTGTGTCCATCTGCAAGAAGAGCATTGCTTTGACTTGAAAAATGCG GTTTGTCCCATATGTGCAGCAAACTTAGG GAAAGATCCACTTGCTCATTTCACGGTGCAGCATGCACATTCAATTAAG CGGAGGAAAAAGTCTCAAAAGTCTGGCTTCTGGAGTAATATGTCCACAAATATCGTCAAGGACTTGCGGGAACTAAGTTCATTTCTTGGTGCTAATTCACTCAGTGGGGCGCCCAGTGGGAATGAACCTGCTCCTGATCCACTCCTTTCACCGTTTCTCTGCACCGTGCCTCTGACAGTCTCTAAAGACCTCCACAAAGATATATCCGCATGCATTGCTGCAACAAGCGATGCAGAAAG CAAACCGTCGCCTCCAGATGAAGTTGACAGCAAAGACTATGAGGAAAGGAGACAGCAAGCTGCATTCATCCAGGAGCTTCTGTTGTCGACTATATTTTAG
- the LOC105157287 gene encoding 50S ribosomal protein L19-1, chloroplastic isoform X1, with translation MQSLYGKLRLVMKQMVDNVKNVERIVSFESKFLGCSMNQWSGFNSPQSCSSSAFFLESLLLQNKSFGTKVVLPASSKSYGIVSELPSLRGLSSCLNQSGPSVFTLATRNMTTGSTSQDVSASPDVPQRIKFKRLDKTARHIMQIIDKEAVEEVKTSREIPEIKPGYIVQLKLEVPENKRRVSVIKGIVIARRNAGLNTTFRIRRLVAGVGIESLFPLYSPNIKEIKVLDKKKVRRAKLYYLRDKMNALKKQ, from the exons ATGCAGTCGCTGTACGGCAAACTTCGGCTTGTTATGAAGCAAATGGTCGACAATGTGAAAAATGTTGAACGAATCGTATCTTTTGAATCGAAATTCTTGGGTTGCTCGATGAATCAGTGGTCGGGGTTCAACTCTCCGCAATCTTGTTCTAGCTCAGCATTCTTCTTg GAGAGTCTTTTGCTTCAGAACAAAAGCTTTGGCACTAAAGTCGTCCTGCCAGCATCCTCCAAAAGTTATGGTATAGTTTCAGAGTTGCCATCTCTCAGAGGTCTAAGCTCATGTTTGAATCAGTCAGGTCCTTCGGTATTCACTTTGGCAACTAGGAATATGACTACAGGATCTACTTCTCAAGATGTTTCTGCCTCTCCTGATGTACCCCAACGCATCAAATTCAAGAGACTCGATAAAACAGCAAGGCACATAATGCAG ATAATTGATAAAGAAGCAGTCGAGGAAGTGAAAACAAGCCGAGAGATACCTGAAATCAAGCCTGGTTATATAGTCCAGCTCAAACTG GAAGTACCGGAGAACAAGAGGCGTGTTTCAGTTATAAAAGGCATTGTTATAGCTAGACGTAATGCTGGTTTAAATACGACTTTCAGAATAAGAAGGCTTGTAGCTGGAGTTGGCATTGAATCTCTCTTCCCTCT GTATTCTCCCAATATAAAGGAGATAAAAGTGTTGGACAAGAAGAAAGTGAGGAGGGCCAAGCTTTACTATCTCAGAGATAAGATGAACGCACTTAAGAAGCAATAA